Proteins encoded by one window of Myripristis murdjan chromosome 1, fMyrMur1.1, whole genome shotgun sequence:
- the fam193a gene encoding protein FAM193A isoform X3, giving the protein MSPTDAKRGAKRRKNKRGGGSSCSTVCNTSGGKAGVASALGSPGTAAPASVVSFLTPGSAGSGNIGSIAGLNGETPFTFGLNQRAPYTAGDRCLLCRCERKDSVLPSEAGVSGQNGTTQPSKTPSALQLPLWVCPNCRRTVEKEDRHTALEQSMGNQDFLLHMPVGNGNLGQEPPTGDRLTTAAPTLPMLPAPDLTAPMPADTVCSCEACNERREISAESERESQQLQNHWSEVRYLVRCIYRQTGTPLADDHDQPLDRDKESMKELVDRLCAKDPYQLYQRLEQQAREYVLEMKVRLLKHLSAGSKATGPVGTVAAAQGPPQAHQFISLLLEEYSALCQAARTISSFLLTLENEHLQKFQVTWELHNKHLFENLVFSEPILHSSLPALVAQLKHGTASHDSYSEDMYRTLLESYQQLQQEMAAVAAEWHECEKRIDDYVDEQLLFKVEGQSLTNQRTEPHKSLISKNTLKTKQRMLKEDWEFFKQRRFIEEQLPSSKKSITGDNNFTDTMRMLSSRLSIPDCPNCNYRRRCTCDDCSLSHILTCGIMDSPIAEDLHIKLPLQGEPPRDYLEEVHPPSLSSGSSASGSNSSSPITIQQHPRLILPEGDANTFISDDDEVPPLSTKFGDIYPMSGYEDPGIVASTVNGLHSELNGGGENVALKEGSPHGISSSSSSSEGDEEEADGESGGEPPGQQGELSSGKSNSPPPSYNHQQVEQVQHACECHVCNQDPSSSTLGPATCLPPSRLHTAPPPAVGHQFFTDSKTPPAHPALHLYPHIHGHLPLHNLSHLPRPLLHPTLYSPSPPLAHNKPLPPTPTSNHSVAKQPAFSPSLPEHVYQNCFGGAGGAGDWNSSLQCLSLKFENLWDAAVMKSWNPSVLLPESLPGDMLGPPLPDVHLPPTTSIGPHGEHPTIPTPLPPSSSSSSSSSSSSSSSSSSSEAKEQKKSGAKKKCLYNFQDAFMEANRVVMATSASTASVSCTATTVQSSNNPPIHLPSKRPDSLDDVFHNLGKEDHRQSTAVAPRNSSTGLASLPPLSGPALPPASTAHLPAMGTQPFPKMATPAPGFVETHQGLCLPPAEPPASTAEGPVSAPPSVCSDPDCEGHRCEGNGTYEHQAYDGEESQDEDSCSEHSSSTSTSTNQKEGKYCDCCYCEFFGHGGPPAAPTSRNYAEMREKLRLRLTKRKEEQPKREEQQPTLERDGGVEDHRRVEDLLQFINSADNKPASSSKAAKRARHKQKKMEEKARLEAEAREREEQQLLEEQQRRQRQEEEEAELQRELLRLQELQHLRAAKKKKKERAKENTAPPQNNPQPLKQTAQNVLENLQNGKSQLLQTLIRLPDHKEPKFDPAPRFNTQHSPKSTSDKVLATETTTLSSPAALHNGTSSVQPEVNNKVKAKQSAKTPACEAVVKKAPETAKCSDMPTKLANGTATTPDTKATRTRAAEALAPLPTTEPRKEERSNNSGSSGKRQQQQQQQTQTQIKEERRSPPMSNPSPSPPPASQSEQTQQNGKPPSAESPQPKGKTKKNKKKKGDKMNNSIDDVFLPKDIDLDSTEMDETEREVEYFKRFCLDSARQTRQRLSINWSNFSLKKATFAAH; this is encoded by the exons AACCAGGACTTCCTTTTGCACATGCCCGTTGGTAATGGAAACCTGGGGCAGGAACCACCGACAGGGGACAGATTGACCACTGCTGCACCGACGCTACCCATGCTCCCTGCTCCTGACCTCACCGCGCCAATGCCTGCTGACACTGTGTGCAGCTGTGAGGCCTGCAACGAGAGACG GGAGATCTCTGCCGAGTCAGAAAGGGAGTCGCAGCAGCTGCAGAACCACTGGTCGGAGGTCCGCTACCTGGTGCGTTGCATCTACCGCCAGACAGGAACACCGCTGGCAGATGACCATGACCAGCCTCTGGACAGAGACAAGGAGAGCATGAAGGAGCTGGTGGACAG ACTCTGTGCAAAGGACCCCTACCAGCTGTATCAGCGGCTTGAGCAGCAGGCCCGTGAATATGTCTTGGAAATGAAGGTGCGGCTGCTGAAGCACTTATCTGCTGGCTCCAAGGCCACAGGGCCAGTGGGGACTGTGGCTGCAGCCCAGGGCCCCCCTCAGGCCCACCAGTTTATCTCTTTGCTGCTGGAGGAGTATAGCGCCCTCTGCCAAGCTGCACGCACCATCAGCAGCTTCCTACTCACCCTG GAGAATGAGCACCTACAGAAGTTCCAGGTGACGTGGGAGCTGCACAACAAGCACCTTTTTGAGAATCTGGTGTTCTCCGAACCCATCTTGCACAGCAGTTTACCTGCACTAGTTGCACAGCTGAA acATGGCACAGCTTCGCATGATTCCTACAGTGAGGATATGTACAGGACCTTGTTAGAAAGctaccagcagctgcagcaggagatgGCTGCAGTGGCTGCTGAGTGGCACGAGTGTGAGAAGAGGATTGATGATTACGTGGATGAACAG CTGCTTTTTAAGGTGGAGGGTCAGAGTCTTACCAACCAAAGAACAGAGCCACACAAGTCTTTAATTAGTAAAAAT ACTTTGAAGACTAAGCAGCGAATGCTAAAGGAGGATTGGGAATTCTTTAAACAGAGAAGATTTATAGAAGAACAG ttacccAGTAGTAAGAAGTCCATCACTGGAGATAACAACTTCACAGACACTATGAGAATGCTCTCCTCTCGTCTGAGTATTCCAGACTGTCCAAACTGCAATTATCGTCGAAG GTGTACATGTGATGACTGTAGCCTTTCCCACATCCTGACATGTGGCATCATGGACTCTCCCATTGCCGAGGACCTCCACATCAAGCTGCCCCTACAAGGGGAACCGCCCCGGGACTACCTGGAGGAGGTGCACCCGCCCAGCCTCTCCTCTGGCAGCTCTGCGTCGGGCTCCAACTCCAGTTCCCCCATCACCATTCAGCAGCATCCGCGGCTCATTCTGCCTGAAGGGGATGCAAACACTTT TATTAGCGATGATGATGAAGTGCCTCCACTGTCGACCAAATTTGGAGACATCTACCCTATGAGTGGCTATGAGGACCCTGGCATTGTGGCGTCTACAGTGAATGGTCTCCACAGTGAGCTCAATGGAGGAGGGGAAAATGTGGCGCTAAAGGAAGGG TCTCCTCATGgcattagcagcagcagtagttcaTCAGAgggtgatgaggaggaggctgatGGGGAGAGTGGCGGGGAGCCTCCAGGGCAGCAGGGTGAGCTCTCTTCAGGAAAGAGTAACAGTCCTCCACCATCTTACAACCACCAACAG GTAGAACAGGTCCAGCATGCCTGCGAGTGCCATGTGTGCAACCAGGACCCCAGCTCCTCCACCCTGGGCCCTGCTACATGCCTGCCCCCTAGTCGGCTCCACACCGCGCCTCCCCCTGCTGTTGGACACCAGTTCTTCACAGACAGCAAGACTCCCCCTGCCCACCCTGCCCTCCACCTCTACCCCCATATCCATGGCCACCTGCCCCTGCACAACTTGTCCCACCTCCCCCGGCCCCTGTTGCATCCTACACTCTACTCACCTAGTCCTCCTCTTGCGCACAACAAG CCTCTCCCTCCAACCCCTACATCAAACCACTCAGTGGCCAAGCAGCCAGCCTTTAGCCCATCATTACCGGAGCATGTCTACCAGAACTGCTTTGGTGGAGCAGGTGGAGCTGGTGACTGGAACAGCTCACTGCAGTGCCTCTCGCTCAAGTTTGAGAACCTGTGGGACGCTGCTGTGATGAAGAGCTGGAACCCATCTGTGCTCCTGCCAGAGTCCCTGCCAG GTGACATGCTTGGACCACCTCTCCCTGATGTACACCTCCCCCCAACCACATCCATTGGCCCCCACGGGGAACACCCTACAATTCCTACCCCTCtacccccttcctcctcctcttcctcatcgtcatcatcatcgtcatcatcctcctcctcctcttcggaAGCCAAAGAGCAGAAGAAGAGTGGCGCAAAGAAGAAGTGTCTGTATAATTTCCAGGATGCCTTCATGGAGGCCAACCGAGTGGTGATGGCCACCTCAGCCTCTACAGCTTCTGTGTCCTGCACTGCCACCACTGTCCAGTCAAGTAATAACCCACCCATCCACCTACCATCTAAAAGACCCGACTCTTTAG ATGATGTATTTCACAATCTAGGTAAAGAGGACCATAGGCAATCCACTGCAGTCGCCCCTAGAAATAGCTCCACAGGGCTGGCCTCCCTTCCTCCACTCTCAGGCCCTGCCTTGCCCCCAGCATCGACCGCACACCTCCCCGCAATGGGAACACAGCCCTTTCCAAAGATGGCCACACCAGCCCCAGGCTTTGTGGAGACCCACCAAGGTCTGTGTCTGCCCCCTGCTGAACCTCCAGCCTCCACAGCAGAGGGTCCTGTCAGTGCCCCACCCAGTGTCTGCAG TGATCCTGACTGTGAAGGCCATCGCTGTGAGGGGAACGGGACATATGAGCACCAAGCCTATGATGGTGAGGAAAGCCAGGATGAGGACAGCTGCTCTGAGCACAGCTCCTCCACTTCCACCTCCACCAACCAGAAGGAAGGAAAGTACTGTGACTGCTGCTACTGCGAGTTCTTTGGCCATGGCGGG CCCCCAGCTGCTCCTACCAGTCGTAACTATGCAGAGATGCGGGAGAAGCTGCGCCTGCGTCTGACCAAACGGAAGGAAGAGCAGCCCAAGcgtgaggagcagcagccaacGCTGGAACGAGACGGAGGGGTAGAGGACCACAGGAGGGTAGAGGACCTGCTCCAGTTCATCAACAGTGCAGACAATAAGCCTGCCTCCAGCTCTAAGGCAGCCAAACGGGCCAGGCATAAACAAAAGAAG aTGGAGGAGAAGGCACGTCTGGAGGCAGAGGCCCGTGAGAGGGAGGAGCAGCAGttgctggaggagcagcagcggcggcagcgacaggaagaggaagaggcagaacTCCAAAGGGAACTCCTCCGGCTGCAGGAATTGCAGCATCTCCGTGCtgccaagaagaaaaagaaagagagagctaaGGAAAATACTGCTCCCCCTCAAAACAACCCACAGCCCCTGAAACAGACGGCTCAGAACGTTCTAGAAAACCTTCAGAACGGCAAATCGCAGCTCCTCCAAACCCTCATCCGCCTCCCTGACCACAAGGAGCCAAAATTTGACCCTGCACCCCGgttcaacacacagcacagcccaAAAAGCACCAGTGACAAGGTGCTTGCTACTGAAACTACCACCCTCAGCTCTCCAGCCGCCCTCCACAATGGCACGTCTTCAGTTCAACCTGAGGTTAACAATAAAGTTAAGGCCAAGCAGTCTGCCAAGACACCCGCTTGTGAGGCTGTTGTAAAGAAAGCTCCAGAGACGGCCAAGTGCTCAGACATGCCAACCAAGCTAGCGAACGGCACCGCCACTACACCAGACACCAAAGCAACACGAACCAGGGCTGCAGAGGCCCTGGCCCCCCTCCCAACCACTGAACccaggaaggaggaaaggagtaacaacagtggcagcagcggaaagaggcagcagcagcagcagcagcagacccaaacccaaatcaaggaagagagaagaagtCCACCCATGTCCAACCCCTCCCCATCTCCCCCTCCAGCCTCCCAATCTGAGCAGACCCAGCAGAATGGCAAGCCTCCCAGCGCCGAGTCCCCACAGCCCAAGGGCAAGACcaaaaagaacaagaagaagaaaggggacAAGATGAACAACTCAATAG atgACGTGTTCCTGCCCAAAGACATCGATCTGGATAGTACTGAGATGGATGAGACTGAGAGGGAAGTGGAATATTTCAAAAG gtTCTGCTTGGACTCTGCCCGGCAGACCCGTCAACGGCTTTCCATCAACTGGTCAAACTTTAGTTTGAAGAAAGCTACGTTTGCCGCACATTGA